In a single window of the Limnochorda sp. L945t genome:
- a CDS encoding alkaline phosphatase has protein sequence MRHPVGVGRAAGRTAWGARVVAMALLAAVTLGAWTPPGDVARGQPATHPLQIVLFIGDGMGHQHLELLRAYRHSKPFVDELEPAASLATRSLSGVTDSAAAATALSTGHPTANGMVAMGPHGERWPTLLERAKQAGMRVGLVSTTTVTDATPAAFAAHVERRQEHQSVARQYLDLGVDVILGGGRYQWAHRTPDGGGQALLERARSLGYLVVQASSELRTVAQKAAERSQAAGEQAKLLGLFADGPMAYEAERPPHQPSLAEMTETALRWLDGGSGQPFVLVVEAGRIDHLGHEGRVDILPQEMQALDEAVGVALRFAAKRPGTLVVLTADHETGGLERSAARIWYFRWPGGHTSREVPLRVKGAGAERFQGLRHLTDVGGVLSRLVEERTALTVHQSTGGCGVWSGLS, from the coding sequence ATGAGGCATCCCGTCGGGGTCGGTAGGGCGGCGGGTCGAACGGCCTGGGGCGCGCGGGTCGTCGCGATGGCCCTCCTGGCAGCGGTGACGCTGGGCGCGTGGACGCCGCCGGGCGACGTGGCCCGGGGACAGCCGGCGACGCATCCGCTTCAGATCGTGCTGTTCATCGGGGATGGAATGGGACACCAGCACCTGGAGCTGTTGCGGGCGTACCGGCACAGCAAGCCGTTCGTGGACGAGCTCGAGCCTGCCGCCTCGCTTGCGACCCGTTCGCTTTCCGGCGTGACCGATTCGGCCGCGGCGGCGACAGCCCTGTCGACCGGCCACCCGACCGCCAACGGGATGGTGGCCATGGGCCCGCACGGAGAGCGATGGCCCACCCTGCTGGAGCGGGCCAAGCAGGCCGGCATGCGGGTAGGCCTGGTGAGCACGACCACCGTGACCGACGCGACCCCGGCCGCGTTCGCGGCTCACGTCGAGCGCCGCCAGGAGCACCAATCGGTCGCGCGCCAGTACCTGGATCTCGGCGTCGACGTGATCCTCGGCGGGGGGCGCTACCAGTGGGCGCATCGCACGCCGGACGGCGGCGGCCAAGCACTTCTGGAACGGGCTCGGTCGCTGGGTTATCTGGTCGTGCAGGCGAGCTCCGAGCTGCGTACGGTGGCTCAAAAGGCGGCAGAGCGGAGCCAGGCCGCAGGAGAGCAGGCGAAGCTGCTCGGCCTGTTTGCCGACGGCCCCATGGCCTACGAGGCCGAGCGGCCTCCTCACCAGCCTTCGCTGGCCGAGATGACCGAAACGGCGCTACGGTGGCTCGACGGCGGGAGCGGGCAGCCGTTCGTGCTGGTGGTGGAGGCGGGCCGCATCGACCACCTCGGCCACGAGGGCCGGGTGGACATCCTCCCGCAGGAGATGCAGGCCCTCGACGAGGCCGTGGGAGTGGCGCTACGCTTTGCGGCAAAGCGGCCCGGCACTCTCGTCGTGCTCACGGCGGATCACGAGACGGGAGGTCTGGAGCGTTCGGCCGCCCGCATCTGGTACTTCCGGTGGCCGGGTGGGCACACGAGCCGGGAAGTGCCCCTGCGGGTCAAGGGCGCGGGGGCCGAGCGGTTCCAGGGGCTCCGGCACCTGACGGACGTGGGCGGGGTGCTCTCTCGGCTGGTAGAAGAGCGGACGGCCCTGACCGTCCATCAGAGCACAGGGGGGTGCGGAGTGTGGAGTGGCCTTTCATGA
- a CDS encoding pyridoxal-phosphate-dependent aminotransferase family protein: MEWPFMTAASGPVEVTDEVLRAQSRPVLYHYDPAFVDFFDHTSSLLKQVYRTQYDVVILQGEAVLGLEAAAASLLDPGDKVLNLVSGVFGKWFELYVERHGGQVIELAVPYNEAIDPADVERTLDRHPDVKVLSVVHSETPSGTINPVAEIGRIARERGVLTVVDTVSGLGGEVLSPEEWNIDVAVAGPQKCLGGPPGLSLMAVSPAAWEAMQRRKPPLRSSFLSLLDWKDTWLEQRRFPYTPSVSLIYALESALRHVLEVGVEPYAARHAAIARACREGVKALGLRLWPARESIAGNAVTAVHVPDGITDEQLRGHMRSRYGVMISGGYGELAGKLFRLGHMGKAAHPAYLAAQLAVLERSLADLGFPVKLGAGVGAALEALGDWPPGGCSEGRSRRP, translated from the coding sequence GTGGAGTGGCCTTTCATGACGGCGGCGTCCGGCCCGGTGGAGGTTACGGACGAGGTGCTGCGCGCTCAGTCGCGGCCGGTGCTCTACCACTACGACCCGGCGTTCGTGGATTTCTTCGACCACACGTCCTCGCTGCTCAAGCAGGTCTACCGGACGCAATACGACGTCGTGATCCTGCAGGGGGAGGCGGTGCTGGGGCTCGAGGCGGCCGCAGCGTCGCTGCTCGACCCGGGCGACAAGGTGCTCAACCTGGTGTCAGGCGTTTTCGGCAAGTGGTTCGAGCTGTACGTCGAAAGGCACGGCGGGCAGGTCATCGAGCTCGCCGTGCCGTACAACGAGGCCATCGATCCGGCCGACGTGGAACGTACCCTCGACCGGCATCCGGACGTGAAGGTGCTCTCGGTCGTCCACTCGGAGACCCCCTCGGGCACGATCAACCCGGTCGCCGAGATCGGCCGCATCGCCCGGGAGCGAGGGGTGCTGACCGTCGTCGATACCGTCTCGGGGCTGGGTGGCGAAGTGCTGAGCCCCGAGGAGTGGAACATCGACGTCGCCGTCGCCGGCCCGCAGAAATGCCTGGGGGGGCCGCCCGGGCTTTCGCTCATGGCCGTCAGCCCGGCCGCGTGGGAGGCCATGCAACGCCGTAAGCCGCCGCTCCGGTCGAGCTTCCTGTCGCTGCTTGACTGGAAGGACACGTGGCTCGAGCAGAGGCGGTTCCCGTACACGCCCTCGGTGAGCCTGATCTACGCGCTCGAGTCCGCGCTGCGCCACGTGCTCGAGGTCGGCGTCGAGCCGTACGCGGCGCGCCACGCTGCCATCGCGCGGGCATGCCGGGAAGGCGTGAAGGCTCTCGGGCTGCGGCTGTGGCCGGCCCGGGAGAGTATCGCCGGCAACGCCGTGACGGCGGTGCACGTGCCGGACGGTATCACCGACGAGCAACTGCGCGGCCACATGCGCAGCCGCTACGGGGTCATGATCTCGGGAGGCTACGGGGAACTGGCAGGCAAGCTGTTCCGGCTCGGGCACATGGGCAAGGCGGCGCACCCGGCTTACCTGGCGGCCCAGCTTGCCGTCCTGGAGCGCAGCCTGGCCGACCTGGGGTTCCCCGTCAAGCTCGGCGCGGGGGTCGGCGCCGCGCTCGAAGCGCTCGGCGACTGGCCGCCCGGTGGGTGCTCGGAGGGCAGGTCGAGAAGGCCATGA
- a CDS encoding DUF998 domain-containing protein, whose protein sequence is MFGMLGIVAGIVAPILYAVTVVAGAAATPGYSHARNAISELIQTGAPAKASLDPWFLVYNALVVTFGVALSQAFEARTDRHARGAGRFAGGVLAMVGVLGGVMTLWFPMDPIGSEATPAGTGHVVLAGLVSLASMVAMASAGLAFSRSGRWAGYGLYSFVSVTVVFGTGAMAAWSAATGSGWMGLWERLTIGAFLQWLLVVALAVMARRKRPAWVGVGRRPGRIFMR, encoded by the coding sequence ATGTTTGGGATGCTCGGCATCGTCGCAGGCATTGTCGCACCCATCCTGTACGCCGTCACCGTGGTCGCCGGGGCCGCAGCCACTCCGGGTTACAGCCACGCCCGCAATGCCATCAGCGAACTCATCCAGACGGGTGCTCCCGCAAAGGCCTCCCTCGACCCGTGGTTCCTGGTGTACAACGCCCTGGTCGTCACGTTCGGCGTGGCTCTGTCGCAGGCGTTCGAGGCGCGTACGGATCGGCACGCCCGGGGCGCGGGCCGTTTCGCAGGCGGAGTTCTCGCGATGGTCGGGGTACTCGGCGGCGTGATGACCCTGTGGTTTCCCATGGATCCCATCGGAAGCGAGGCTACCCCGGCCGGTACCGGCCACGTGGTGTTGGCCGGCCTCGTCTCGCTCGCCTCCATGGTCGCCATGGCGAGCGCCGGGCTCGCCTTCAGCCGGAGCGGGCGATGGGCGGGTTACGGGCTTTACTCGTTCGTCTCTGTCACGGTGGTTTTCGGTACCGGCGCCATGGCCGCGTGGAGTGCGGCGACCGGCTCGGGGTGGATGGGCCTGTGGGAGCGGCTCACCATCGGCGCCTTCCTGCAGTGGCTCCTGGTCGTCGCCCTGGCGGTGATGGCGAGGCGCAAGCGTCCGGCCTGGGTAGGGGTGGGGCGGAGGCCGGGCAGGATCTTCATGCGCTGA